The genomic segment CAGTCCGCGAAGGCGGACTTCTTGAAGTTCCAGCGGCAGGTTTCAACCTGCCGTATCTCAACCTGCCGATCCTGGCGGACTCAGCACCCCATCACCCCGTGACGCTCATCCCCTCCACCTGCTCGTCGTCGGGGACGCGGAAGGGCTCGGGCTGGGTGCCGTCCACGTCGGTGAAGCCGTAGATCCGCGCCAGCTCGCCCGCGGTCAGCACGCGGCCTGTCCACCGCATCGCCTCCGCGTCCTCCGCCAGCGCGGCCACGCCGCGGCCGGTGTACTCCGGGCTCTCGGTGGCGCTCAGGTCGAACGGGTGCTGCGCGTGCGCCGCCATCACCCGCTCGGTGCGCATGAACCCCGGCGCCAGCGCCACCGACGCGATCCCGAACCGCCGCAGCTCGCGCGACAGCCCCCACGCCATCCGCACCACCGCCGCCTTGCTCGTGTCGTAGTACAGGTGCCCCACGTAGCGGTCGAACAGCCACGCGATGGTGCTCACGATCAGCGCCCGCGCGGGCACCTGCCCGGCCTGCGCCACGCAGTCGTACGCGTGGCGGAAGAACCCGCGCGTCCCCGGCTCCCACGCCTCGCCCTGCCAGATGTAGAGCCCGCACTTCGCGCATATGCCCACCATCCGCGGCTCTCGCGGCACCTCCGGCGGCAGCATCAGCGGCACGCCGTGGCGCGCGGCGAGGAGGTGGGCGCGCACGCCGGCCTCGAACATCCCCCGCCAGTGCACCTCCACCGGCTGCGTCCAGAACGGGCCGGGGAACTCGTGCATCCGCTCGTAGCCGCCCCATACGTTGTTCACCAGGATGTCGATGCGCCCGCGCTCGCGGCCGACGCGCTCGAACAGCGCCTCCACCTGCGCGCCGTCGGTGTGGTCGCACCGCACCGCGATCCCCTCGCCGCCGCGCGCGGTCACCTCCTCGGCCACGTCCTCGATGGTGCCGCCCACGCCGCCGGCCGTCTCCGCCTCGCGCGAGCTGCGGCCGGTGACGTAGACCGTGGCCCCGCGCTCGCCCAGCACGGCGGCGATGCCGCGTCCGGCGCCGCGGCTCGCGCCCGTCACCACCGCGATCTTCCCGCTCAGCGGCTTCCCGTCTCCCATCTCCACCTCCCGTTCTTCTGGCGATCCGGTTTCCGGAGAAGTAATATAAATGAACGATCATTCGTGAATCGCAAGAGGCACATGTCCCCACGGCTGAAGACGGCGACGGACAGCGAGGTGCTGGAGGCGGCGATCCGCGCGATCTCCCGCACCGGCCCCGCGCGGCTGACGCTGGCGCACGTGGCCGCCGAGGCGGGGCTGGCGCCGGCCACGCTGGTGCAGCGCTTCGGCTCCAAGCGCGGGCTGCTACTGGCCGTCAGCCGCCACGGCGCGCGGCAGAACCGAGCGGACTTCGAGCAGGCGCGCGCGTCCGGCACGTCGCCGCTGGCCGCGCTGGTGGACGTGCTCGTGGCGGGGACGCGCTGGTTCGAGACGCCCGAGGCGCTGGCCAACCATCTCGCGTTCCTGCAGATGGACCTCACCGATCCCGAGTTCCTGGCGCTCGCCGTCCAGGCGTCCGACGCGGTCCGCGCAGGCGTCCGCGCGCTGCTCGACGACGCCGTGGCCGCCGGCGAGCTGGCGGTGCACGGGACGGCGCGCCTGGCCGCGGCGGTGCAGGCCGCGCACGACGGCTCGCTCCTCACCTGGGCCATCCACCGCGACGGGCCGCTGGCCGACTGGGTGCGGCGCGACCTGGAGACGCTGCTCGCCCCGTATCGCCGCCGCGCCCCGTCTCCATCCGTCTCCGCGTGAGGAACAATCACCCCCGCGCCGGGTCCCATCCGCCGTCATCACCCTCGTCTCCCGTGACGCGCGCAACCCATCCCCGTCACGGCGGGGACCATGGAGATGCGGGGAAGTCGCTGCCGCGCCGCGTGATTGCGCGCGGGCGCGGCGGTTGCGACTATTCCGATCCCGGCCGGCAGAAGGTCAGCCGATGAACGACACCGACCGCACGATCATGCACCGCAAGCTCAAGAGCCTGGCGCTGGTGGCCGCCTGCGCCGCCGTCACGCTGGCTGCCTCGCAGTGCGCCTCGTCGTCGCGCAGCGGCGGCCAGGCCGCCGCCGGCGGCGAGGGCGCCGCGCCCGCCGGCGACCCGGCCACCGCGCACTGGACGCGCGGGACCACCGCCCGCGACATCGCCGGGTGGACGCGCCGCAACTGCCGCCCGGCGTGGCACTACCAGGAGTGCGTCGAGAAGGCGCTGGTCTCGTCCATCGACTCCGCGGGGGTCGACAAGGCCATGGGCGCGCTGCTGCTCCTGGCCGGGCAGGACTCCAACATCGCCCGCGACGGGCACGTGTTCGCGCACGGGATCGGCATCGCCGCGTACCGCTCGGCCGAGACGGTGGGGCAGACGTTCGCGCTCTGCACGGCCGACTTCCAGTCGGGGTGCTATCACGGCGTCATCCAGGCCTACTTCGCCGACAAGCGCGGCGGCGAGGCGGGCGTGACGTCGCAGAAGCTGAACGCGCTCTGCCAGCCCTACCGCAGCGCGTCCGGCCGCTGGCTGCAGTTCCAGTGCGCGCACGGCATCGGGCACGGGGTGATGGCGGTGGAGTCGCACCACCTGCTCCGCGCCCTCGACTCGTGCGACCTGCTGAACGACACCTTCGAGAAGCAGGCGTGCTGGGGCGGCGCGTTCATGGAGAACGTGGTCAACGCCACGCAGCCGCATCACCAGTCCGTCACGCAGGTGGCCGACGTCGACGAGCACGCCGGCCACCACGGTGCCGCGAGCGCCCCGGCCGATTCCGCGCAGAAGGGGCACGAGGGCCACGACATGTCGGGCCACGAAGGGCACGACATGGCGGGGATGGACCACGGCGAGCACGGCGGCGCCACGGCGTTCAAGGCGCTGGACGCGGAAGACCCGCTCTATCCGTGCAACGTCGTCAAGGTGCAGCACCGCCACGCCTGCTGGCTGATGCAGACCTCGGCCATCCTCTGGCGCAACAACGGCGACTTCAGGGACGCCGCGGAGAAGTGCGGCACGGTGAAGCCCGAGGAGTTGCAGCGCACCTGCTTCATCTCCCTGGGCCGCGACGCCAACTCGTGGGCCAGCGGCAACCGCGAGCGTGCCATCGGGCTGTGCGGCAGGGCGCCGGACGTGGCGCAGCCGTTCTGCATCATCGGCG from the Longimicrobium sp. genome contains:
- a CDS encoding TetR/AcrR family transcriptional regulator, which gives rise to MSPRLKTATDSEVLEAAIRAISRTGPARLTLAHVAAEAGLAPATLVQRFGSKRGLLLAVSRHGARQNRADFEQARASGTSPLAALVDVLVAGTRWFETPEALANHLAFLQMDLTDPEFLALAVQASDAVRAGVRALLDDAVAAGELAVHGTARLAAAVQAAHDGSLLTWAIHRDGPLADWVRRDLETLLAPYRRRAPSPSVSA
- a CDS encoding SDR family NAD(P)-dependent oxidoreductase encodes the protein MGDGKPLSGKIAVVTGASRGAGRGIAAVLGERGATVYVTGRSSREAETAGGVGGTIEDVAEEVTARGGEGIAVRCDHTDGAQVEALFERVGRERGRIDILVNNVWGGYERMHEFPGPFWTQPVEVHWRGMFEAGVRAHLLAARHGVPLMLPPEVPREPRMVGICAKCGLYIWQGEAWEPGTRGFFRHAYDCVAQAGQVPARALIVSTIAWLFDRYVGHLYYDTSKAAVVRMAWGLSRELRRFGIASVALAPGFMRTERVMAAHAQHPFDLSATESPEYTGRGVAALAEDAEAMRWTGRVLTAGELARIYGFTDVDGTQPEPFRVPDDEQVEGMSVTG